The Candidatus Eisenbacteria bacterium genomic interval AGGATGTTCTCTCCTTCAAGGAGGGAGCAATACAGGCGCTGAGGCAAGATCCGAACATCGTGGTAGTCGGTGAGATGAGAGATCCCGAAACCATTCTTACTGTTCTTGAGATAACCGACAGCGGCCACAAGGTCTTTTCAACCCTGCACACGGCCTCTGCGGTTGAGAGCATAGACAGAATAATAGGAGAATGCGCGGTAGAGGAACAGAACAGGGTGAGAGAAAGACTTGCCGATACGCTGAAATGCGTGTTATCGCAGAAACTGGTTCCTACCGTGGACGGAAAAAGAGTTCTTGCAAAAGAGGTGATGTTAATGACATCCTCCATTCGGGCTGCCATAAAGAACAACAACAGCGGCGAGATCTTTCAGATGATATTTGAATCGGCAGACCAGGGGATGACGACACTGGAGCAGGATCTGAAGCGCCTGTTCGCAAAAGGAAGAATATCCCGGGAAGAAGCCATGAACTATGCAAACAACAAGAAGAGGCTGGACGAGATCCTCAAGGAATAGGATGACTCAGCCCATGCTGCTTTCCGGTTTCAACCGTGACCCACGCAGTCGCAAAGAGATGAAGAAGGGAAACCTCTTATGAAGCGCGGTGTAGGTATCGCAGTAGATGGAACGGAAATAAGATCGGCGCATCTCGTGAAAGTGAACAAGGTCTTCAAGGTCCTCTCGCTTTCAAAGGGAAACTTGCTGACAAAGCTCGATGTGGCCGAAGACGTTACAAAGGATAAGGAAGAAGTTTCCCTCAAAGAAATCTTTGGCGGCACGGAGCTTGGAGAAACCAAGCCGAAGGTGGAAGCTGAGGATAACTCGTCAGTCCTTCTGCGGATGCTTGGTGAAGCTACCTCGAAAGGCTCCCTTCTTGCGCTGAATCTCAGCGAATCGAACGTGCTCTTCTATGAGATTGACCCCTCCCGGTTTGGCAAGAATGCGGCAAAGCTGTCCAAGAAGAGCGTGATGAAGAAGCTCAGAGCCGAACTTGAGCGGAAAGGAGAAAGTCAGGCCAAGCTGAGTGAGCTTGATTGCTTCAGGACTGACAGAGGCAGCATTATCGGTCTTGCATACGACCCTCCCGGGGAGCTCCTTGCCCTGATATCGACCGTAAAGAGCTTCGTTAGCGCAAAGTTCAGGGTTTCAACCGTGGATTCGAACATGATTGCCCTAATGAACCTTGTCCGGGCCGATACCCCGGATAGAGACCAGGTCCAGGCCGTCGTTTACATCGGAAAGGAGTTCTCACGGGTCCTCTTCTTGAAAGGCGGCGACTACCTCCGCTCTTCCAGGGTAATCAATGAGGGAGCCGATTCTCCACAGATACTTGAAACGGTTCACAGCAGGATAATATTCGAACAGGATGAGGCCGGCATCACCGAGGTCAACCGCGTCGTTCTCGCGGGAGACGTAGTACGACTCGGAGGGAAGGACTTCCTGGCTCCAAGATTTCCAAATGCGTCAGTCGAATATCTCGTTCCGCCCCAGTTGGATCTGAGCTCTCTCAGCGAAGAAGAAAAGGGAACGGTTTGTGAGTACGCAATCCCCCTCGGCCTCGCATGGAAAGCTCTCGAACCCGGACATCCCGGGTTCTACCTAACGAACCTTCTTCCCGCCCAGGTCATCGAGATGGAGAAACTCATCAAGATTACCTGGTATCACATTGCCATTATTGCACTCTTTGTCCTGGCAGCGTTCTTCCTGGCAGGCAAGGACATTCAGATTTCATCCGCCATGAATTCAAGAAGGGCAAACATCAGTTATCTTGATCGCCAGATCGCAAAAGCAAAGCCTCTTCTTGTCGAGGTAGACCAGAATGAGGCGAGGCTCGTTTCTCTGGGAAAGGCACTTGGGCAGCTCAACGCACTGGAGAAGAGCACGCCCAGATGGACCACGATGTTCTCACGCATGGCGCGAGGCACGAGCGACCTCGGAGGTCTTTGGCTCACCGAGTTCGGGACGACTGAGAAAGGGATTCTCCTGGTGGGACGGTCGGTGTACAGAAATAGAGTCTCATCATTCTCCAAATACCTTGACAAGCCGAAACTCGGCGAGGTGAGGAGGGCAACTATAAGACAGAAGGAAATCTACTCATTTACATATGAAGCCGAGGGCTCAGGAGGAAAGAAGTAGTGTCGAACGTACTGAGAACCACCCTGATAATGCTTGTTCTCTTCTGTGTCATCTTGAGTTTTGGGACTTACCGGGTCTTCAAGAAAAAAGCCGGTGAGGAGAGGGCTTTAAGGAAACTGGAGAACGGGAAGAAGACAGAGCTTGCGGCTGTCCGTTCGAGGATCGACTCCATACCGTTCTTGAAGACAAAGGTGAAGGAAAAGGAAGAAGAGCTTTCACGGCGTTCAAGGATACTGCCTTCGCAGAACGACCCCTCTACGACCTACGCATACTTCAATACGCTTTTTGGCAAGAGAGGCGCTTTCCTGAGTGCAGATTTCTCTTTCCAGGGAAAGACGGATGCTGAAGGCTACTCTTACAACACTTACAGATTGGGCGGAGACGGAGACTTCCTCCGGTTCTATTATTTCATCTGGTATCTTGAAAACATGCCGCTTCTTTACGGAATAGAGTCCATCAGGATCGATGCGATCCCTCCTTCCCAGGAAGACCCCAGACTGGGCAAGGTGAGATTCGAGGTCATCATCAGAGCTTACTACGCTCCCCACAGCGAGCTTCCCAAACCGAAAGTCTCTCCATTCCTGAGACCGGCAAGCATTAGTTTGAACCCCTTCTCACCCCTTGTCTATGAACTGCTTCCTCCAAACGACGAGGGGCTTCTTGATGTTGACACGGCGAGCCTTCTCGGAACCGGAAAGGGAGTCGCATTTCTCAAGGACGCAAGCGGAGACCTCTTTTCCCTCAGGGAAGGGGATAGAGTTTACCTTGGATTCGTATCCAAGATCGATTCTGACAAAGGCGAAGTCGGATTCCTTCTCAACAAGGGAGGCGTAACGGAGAAGAAGTCCCTCAGGGTGGAGATGTTGACATCCGGAAGCCAAAAACGATAGTCAAGATCCTGGCTCTGCTCAAGTGAGTGCTTAGTCAACAGCTCCGGGGGTTCTCCAAAGGAGAAAACATGAACCGCAAGTCTATTCTCTTTGTGATTCTTCTCACTGCGGCTGCTGGCATAACGCAATGCTGGGCCCAGAAAGCGACACAGAGCGGCATTTCCCGGGAGGCCGAAATAGTTGCCCTGAGCGGGAAAGCCACCTTCAGGGAGGCAATGAGAGTAATTGAGTCTGTGAGCGGCATGAGAATCATCGCGCCTGAAGACTATAAAGATGCAGATAAGGAAATCGGGTTCGATGTGCCCGGTGTCCAGTGGAAGGTTGCTCTCAATATCATTGCCAAGGACAGAGGCCTTGAGATTGTTTCGCGGGAAAGGACTATTGAGCTAAGGAAGAGACTCGAGGAGGGAGGAAGAGAGGCCGCTCCCTCGCCTGAGGTTCTGGTCGATTCCAGAGAAGTCTCTATATCCGCCATCTTCTTTGAAGCAAATAGGTCTGCATTGAGAGAGCTTGGCATAGATTGGGCCTCTCTCAGGACCGGGGGTGTAAAATTCACCTTCAGCGACACGCTTGCGCTCAAAGACGGGAGAGTCAAGTCCGCAGGCGTGGCTGGAGGACCCACCGGCACAGTTGATGTCCTCACACTTCTCAGGTTCTTTGAATCGAGAGGCCAGGGTGAAGTTATTGCCAATCCTCAGATAAGAGTTCTCAGCGGGAAAGAAGGAAATGTGAAGGTTGGAACAGACTTCTTTGTCACAACAAGGGACTTTGCCGGGAATACAATTCAGCAGCTTCAGAGCACTGGAACAATCTTGACTGTGACTCCGCATGTCCTGACGCAGGACGGCGTTGACTTCATCTACCTCCTGATCAGTGCCGAAAGAAGTTCATACGAGGCCGGCACCAGCACTATCGGAAAAACGACTGCTTCTACGTATGCTCTCCTCTTCAACGGTGAAGAGACTGCAATAGGAGGTCTCTACGGCACTTCCCAGGCAGTAAAAAGAGAAGGATTTCCGTTCCTCAAGGACCTCCCATGGTGGTTCTTTGGGTTGAAATACGTCTTTGGCTATGACAGCAAGCAGGTAACGAAAAATGAGCTTGTAATACTTGTCAAAGCAAACATCGTTCCAACACTCAAATCGCGCCTCGAGGAGAAAGAAAAAGACAAGTCCATGATGGAGAAGATTGAGCAGAGAAGACAGGAGTTCGAACAGAGGACCAGGAGGAAATAGTGTTTCGGAAGTTCGAGGTGACAATATCCCCTCCTGAAGTGGAAGAGAATCTGCCGTTTCTTGTCGAAAACGGCCTTGGCGTCGAACTCATGCTCTATGACATCGATTACACCAGAAATGCCAAGGCTGCCTCGCTTCAGAGAATCGGCAATCTCCTCAGAAAGAACGGCATAACTCCCACTGCGCACGGTCCGTTCTATGATCTGAATCCGGGGAGCAGGGATTCCTCGGTAAGAAGCTACACACTGCGCTGCTTCTCCGAGACTCTTGAAGCGTGCTCACATCTCGGAGTGAGCCTTGTTGTTTTCCACACGGGATTGAACCCTCTTCTTCCGATCACCTATCAGAAAATCTGGCTTGACATCTCCATGGACTCGTGGAAACCGGTCGTGAGGGAAGCTGAGGAGAAGAAGATCGTCATTGCCATTGAGAACACATTTGCGCGGGATTCGTCGACAATTGAGGCAATTGTCAGGGAAGTGTCCTCGGAGTGGCTCAAGGTGTGCTTTGATGCTGCCCATGTTCATGTCTATTCCAGGAAGCCGATCGAGGAATGGCTGGACAACCTGGACGGGCTGGTCAGAAAGATCCACTTGAATGACAACGCGGGAGAGCACGATGACCATCTCTCACTTGGCGAGGGGAATATGGATATCGTTAACGTCTTTCGCCAGCTCGAGAAGAGAAAGCTCTTTCCAATTGTTACCTTGGAACTCGACGTGAGCAGGTTCGAGAAAAGCCTTGATTTTCTGGAAGAACACAAGCTGTGGAAGCGAAAAAAACGTGAGCTAATTCCCCGCACCAAGTAGTTCACAGCAGGACACAGGTTCTTTCCTGCCTTTCAGACTTACGGTGCCAAGCTCTCTGACCATGAATTTTCCCTTTGCCCTTCTCAGAGTCTCCGTACTTACTATTATGTGCGTCCCGTAATCCTTGTTCAAACTTTCCAGTCTTGATGCAACGTTCACACCGTCACCCATCACCGTGTACTCCATCCTCTCAACTGAACCTACGTTCCCGGCGAAGACAATACCCGTGTTTATTCCGACCCCGATGTCCAGCGGAGGCTTGCCCTCCTCCTTCCACCTTGCGGACATTTCCCTTACCTTTGTCATCATAGCGATGGCAGTTCTGAGAGCCCTGTCGGGGTGATCGTCACACGCAACCGGAGCCCCGAAGATTGCCATTATCGCATCCCCCACAAATTTGTTGACTGTGCCCCCGTGAGAGAAAATGATTTCGGTCATAGCTGTAAGGTACTCATTTATTAGCGGCACTAATTCTTCAGCCGAAAGCGTTTCAGATATCGTCGTAAAACCACGCACGTCGGAAAATAGTATGCTCACATCTCTTTTCTCGCCGGGAATGGTGGCCTGTCTGTTCTTGAGTATCTCGCCAAGCACATCAGGGGATACGTATTTTCCGAAAGTATTGCTTATCCTCTGCCTCTCTCTTCTCTCCTTCTCAAATCTGTACCCAACTGTTCCCACAAACGTCCCGAACAGCGAAAACGTCGGGGCGGTCAGGTCCGTGATCAAACCCGACCTGGCAAACAAGAAACAGGACAACGCGAAATATCCGGCTCCGAAAACAACAAAAATCAGGAGCGTCGTGATTGCCTTCCTCTCGGACACGAGATATGCGAGACCGAAAGACAGGACAAGGATGACAAGCACCATGAAACGCATGGGCACAAGCGTGAGGAAGCTTCTTTCAAGAATGGTATGCAATGCATTTGCCTGAAATCCGACCATCGGATAGAGAGTCTCAAATGGAATAGTGGCTCTATCCTGCGAATCAAGTGTCGCGTCCCCGATAAGGACGACTCTGCCCTGAAGTTCGGCAAGTTTCTCCTTTGCTATCCTAGGTTGAAGATCATTGAGGATAAGATTTCGGGATTCGCAAATATCGAAATACGAGAATTTCTTTATCCCGTACCGGCCATCCCATTTTCCAGTCCAGTTGACAATCATCTGGCCTTCTCTATCAACTGGAATCCTGAGAGGTTTTTCCAGCCTCAGTCCCCCGGGTATCACCACCCACCTGCCGGATTCAAAAGTGACCTCCGACAAATCGGCATCAAAATAGTCGCAGGCTATCGACAGGGCAATCGAAGGAAACAATCTCCCCTGAAAAGAAACCAGAACGGGATACTTTCTTGCAGTGCCGTCCGAGTTGAGTCCCCTCCTGCCGATGTCCGGGTCAAGCTGCTCAAAACCAACTCCTGCTGCCGCTGAAAGAAGAGTCTCGTTAGGAGGAAATATGTTCTTTGCGGGGAGCGCCCTTGTGTTTGAAAACGGGATTGAGAACTTCAGGGTCTGGGGCGAAAGAGAATTCGCATCCTTCCCTGGAACTTCCGCCTCATCGCCCCTTCCAAGTTCAAAGTACTGTCCCAGATGCACATGACCGTTCCTTAAGATAGATTCTCTGAACGCGGCATCATCATCCTTGCTGGACGAGAAAAAAACATCAAATCCCTCCGCTCTCGTTCCAAAGTCAGTAAGAGCATCAATCAAAAGAGCATGATAGATTCTTCGCCACGGCCACTTCTCTCCAAAGCCTTCTTCGCTCTTCTCATCGATTGTCACTATCGAGACAATGGAACTCCCCTTCGATTCACCTCTGATCCTGAACCTCAGGTCAACAGACTTGAGCTCCGCCGGATAGAAAACGCCTGCAACAAGGAGGATGAGAGTAAGAGATGCGGAAATAAGAGAGATTATGAGCGGGACGAGCAGGCCGCCACGCGGGCGGAAAGAACTCAGCAATCCACGGAATCCACGAGGCGATCGCGGTTTTCCGGGTTTGTATGCTTCCCGGTCAGCGTTGGAAGAAGAGTTCATCCGGGCAAGCAGGTTAACGCGCATCCCTTTCAAGATTCCACTTCACCCAGACGTCCAGGGAGTCAGCCGTCAAATCAAACTTCCGAGGAACGGGTTTTTCGTTGATGTTCCCCCCGTGTAATGTCACCTCTTCAAGAGCGCTGAGGATGACCGTGTACTCGTTGAGAGTGACCTCCCGGGGCCCCGGCACCTGTCGCGGTCCTGAGACTTGCCGGGGGGACGTGACCTTGTACCCAGTCTCCGCAGTGTCTTCCCCTTCCGGCATGACTCTGGAAGGAACAACT includes:
- a CDS encoding type II and III secretion system protein, producing MNRKSILFVILLTAAAGITQCWAQKATQSGISREAEIVALSGKATFREAMRVIESVSGMRIIAPEDYKDADKEIGFDVPGVQWKVALNIIAKDRGLEIVSRERTIELRKRLEEGGREAAPSPEVLVDSREVSISAIFFEANRSALRELGIDWASLRTGGVKFTFSDTLALKDGRVKSAGVAGGPTGTVDVLTLLRFFESRGQGEVIANPQIRVLSGKEGNVKVGTDFFVTTRDFAGNTIQQLQSTGTILTVTPHVLTQDGVDFIYLLISAERSSYEAGTSTIGKTTASTYALLFNGEETAIGGLYGTSQAVKREGFPFLKDLPWWFFGLKYVFGYDSKQVTKNELVILVKANIVPTLKSRLEEKEKDKSMMEKIEQRRQEFEQRTRRK
- a CDS encoding sugar phosphate isomerase/epimerase family protein; this translates as MFRKFEVTISPPEVEENLPFLVENGLGVELMLYDIDYTRNAKAASLQRIGNLLRKNGITPTAHGPFYDLNPGSRDSSVRSYTLRCFSETLEACSHLGVSLVVFHTGLNPLLPITYQKIWLDISMDSWKPVVREAEEKKIVIAIENTFARDSSTIEAIVREVSSEWLKVCFDAAHVHVYSRKPIEEWLDNLDGLVRKIHLNDNAGEHDDHLSLGEGNMDIVNVFRQLEKRKLFPIVTLELDVSRFEKSLDFLEEHKLWKRKKRELIPRTK
- a CDS encoding adenylate/guanylate cyclase domain-containing protein — protein: MRVNLLARMNSSSNADREAYKPGKPRSPRGFRGLLSSFRPRGGLLVPLIISLISASLTLILLVAGVFYPAELKSVDLRFRIRGESKGSSIVSIVTIDEKSEEGFGEKWPWRRIYHALLIDALTDFGTRAEGFDVFFSSSKDDDAAFRESILRNGHVHLGQYFELGRGDEAEVPGKDANSLSPQTLKFSIPFSNTRALPAKNIFPPNETLLSAAAGVGFEQLDPDIGRRGLNSDGTARKYPVLVSFQGRLFPSIALSIACDYFDADLSEVTFESGRWVVIPGGLRLEKPLRIPVDREGQMIVNWTGKWDGRYGIKKFSYFDICESRNLILNDLQPRIAKEKLAELQGRVVLIGDATLDSQDRATIPFETLYPMVGFQANALHTILERSFLTLVPMRFMVLVILVLSFGLAYLVSERKAITTLLIFVVFGAGYFALSCFLFARSGLITDLTAPTFSLFGTFVGTVGYRFEKERRERQRISNTFGKYVSPDVLGEILKNRQATIPGEKRDVSILFSDVRGFTTISETLSAEELVPLINEYLTAMTEIIFSHGGTVNKFVGDAIMAIFGAPVACDDHPDRALRTAIAMMTKVREMSARWKEEGKPPLDIGVGINTGIVFAGNVGSVERMEYTVMGDGVNVASRLESLNKDYGTHIIVSTETLRRAKGKFMVRELGTVSLKGRKEPVSCCELLGAGN